The sequence CGCTCCCTGGGGCCCCAGGAGATTGTGGTGTTCCCCGTGACCCGGGAGGTCGCGCGCCTCGGGGGGGCGTCCCCGTTGCGACGTGGTTTCTCGCGTGGCGGTTAACGTGTTTGAAACTCTGCGCAACTAGCCTCCTCCACCATGTCACCAGGGGTTTTGGGGGCCGGGGCGTGCAGAGTCGCGCTTTCAGGTCTTCGCGTACCGCAGTCGCGTACCGCGGACACGGGAACGGGATCCGTCACGGTGGCTGCGGCAGCCGGACCCCGCACGGTCCGGAGCGAGGACTGTGAGGTGGACGCCGTGCAACTGACGCCGCACGAGCAGGAGAGGCTGCTCATCCATGTGGCCGCCGATGTGGCAGAGAAGCGCCGGGCCCGGGGGTTGAAGCTGAATCATCCCGAGTCCGTCGCACTGATCACCTCGCACATCCTCGAAGGGGCCAGGGACGGCCGTACGGTGGCCGAACTCATGGCCTCCGGACGCAAGATCCTCACC is a genomic window of Streptomyces sp. NBC_00414 containing:
- a CDS encoding urease subunit gamma, yielding MQLTPHEQERLLIHVAADVAEKRRARGLKLNHPESVALITSHILEGARDGRTVAELMASGRKILTREDVMEGIPEMIHDVQVEATFPDGTKLVTVHDPIV